Proteins from one Salinispora arenicola genomic window:
- a CDS encoding acyl carrier protein, producing MRTEVRTFVIEQLADMSYDVEGIDDDTTLGPAGVDLESLALADLAVRVEDRYGLSFADEESEKLALMTVGEFTTMVADRVAGASSDRS from the coding sequence ATGAGAACCGAGGTCCGCACCTTCGTCATCGAGCAGCTCGCCGACATGAGCTACGACGTGGAGGGAATCGACGACGACACCACCCTCGGGCCCGCCGGAGTGGACCTGGAGTCCCTGGCCCTCGCCGACCTGGCGGTCCGGGTCGAGGACCGGTACGGACTGTCGTTCGCTGACGAGGAGTCGGAGAAACTCGCCCTGATGACGGTGGGCGAGTTCACCACGATGGTCGCCGACCGGGTCGCCGGTGCGTCGAGCGACCGTTCCTGA
- a CDS encoding antibiotic biosynthesis monooxygenase family protein, producing MTELDERDTAARPGAARARVVFLVRVPVERTEAFLAAYEAVRHLVADGVPGHRVDQVCRSATDPEQWLITSEWASLADFEAWERSPEHRDLVRPMRECFTDARSLRFHVHAQTPALP from the coding sequence ATGACCGAACTCGACGAACGGGATACGGCGGCCCGGCCCGGTGCGGCACGGGCACGGGTGGTGTTCCTGGTGCGGGTGCCGGTGGAGCGGACGGAGGCGTTCCTGGCCGCGTACGAGGCGGTGCGTCATCTCGTCGCTGACGGGGTGCCGGGACATCGGGTCGACCAGGTGTGCCGTTCGGCGACGGACCCGGAGCAGTGGTTGATCACCAGCGAGTGGGCGAGTCTGGCGGACTTCGAGGCGTGGGAGCGCAGCCCGGAGCACCGCGACCTGGTCCGCCCGATGCGGGAGTGCTTCACTGACGCCCGTTCGCTCCGCTTCCACGTTCACGCCCAGACTCCAGCTCTGCCCTGA
- a CDS encoding 4'-phosphopantetheinyl transferase family protein — MNLPPVPGQDTVYVWTGRGIGTRPVPAGRLLRQAAAGLLGCPEADLVISHRPGGAPLVERGTGLGRVTVPASVSRHGGVTVVAVRADGPVGVDVERHRCLPALGLARRWYDPSEVAWLAARPEAGRDRDFLRLWTAKEAVGKALGVGLRAGGSRRRMPVPDTGRLRPVPDVAGIWVGHLDSSGALVLAVAVVGGEAEVVVVEEA; from the coding sequence GTGAACCTGCCACCGGTGCCTGGTCAGGACACCGTGTACGTGTGGACCGGACGGGGTATCGGCACCCGACCGGTACCGGCTGGGCGGCTGCTGCGGCAGGCCGCCGCCGGGCTGCTGGGATGTCCGGAGGCGGACCTCGTGATCAGCCACCGGCCCGGCGGCGCACCGCTGGTCGAGCGGGGCACCGGCCTGGGCCGGGTCACCGTGCCGGCGAGTGTGAGCCGGCACGGCGGGGTGACGGTGGTCGCCGTCCGGGCCGACGGGCCGGTAGGGGTGGACGTCGAACGGCACCGGTGCCTGCCCGCGCTGGGCCTGGCCCGACGCTGGTACGACCCGAGCGAGGTGGCCTGGCTCGCTGCCCGGCCCGAGGCGGGTCGGGACAGGGACTTCCTGCGGCTGTGGACCGCGAAGGAGGCCGTAGGCAAGGCCCTCGGCGTCGGCCTGCGCGCCGGTGGCTCGCGCCGCCGAATGCCGGTCCCCGACACTGGACGGCTGCGCCCGGTGCCCGATGTCGCCGGGATCTGGGTTGGCCATCTCGACTCGTCCGGGGCGCTGGTCCTGGCGGTGGCGGTCGTTGGCGGCGAAGCCGAGGTGGTTGTCGTCGAGGAGGCCTAA
- a CDS encoding beta-ketoacyl-[acyl-carrier-protein] synthase family protein, which translates to MVERTDILLTGVHATSALGRGAEAQLAGVLAGIPAFQPVRRFDTGTRRVNAAATLPETGALADELTEAVTAACRSAGLTAAHRASAALLLAVHGGGSVPALGASLGAATGFPAVRTYTTACVSGTNAVADAAALLRRGDVDRAVVAAGYLVEPDQYALFDVGRALATDAAVRPFSAGRTGLLIGDGVAAVVLERADVAQRPIASLLGWGRAGDAFHPCQPEPTGRGLARAVTAALARAGVAPEDIGYVNANATGSGPGDAAEAAALRTALGPTTAQRVPVSSTKSLHGHALEASGLLELVVTALALRHGKLPANAGWLGPDPDCPLDVILDTPRPAATGYALTLNAAFGGASTALLVGAT; encoded by the coding sequence ATGGTTGAGCGGACCGACATCCTCCTCACCGGTGTCCACGCGACCAGCGCACTGGGTCGGGGCGCCGAGGCGCAGCTGGCCGGGGTACTCGCGGGAATCCCCGCGTTCCAGCCGGTCCGCCGGTTCGACACCGGCACCCGGCGGGTCAACGCGGCGGCCACCTTACCGGAGACCGGTGCCCTGGCCGACGAACTGACCGAGGCGGTGACGGCGGCGTGCCGGTCCGCCGGGCTCACCGCGGCGCACCGCGCCAGCGCGGCACTGCTGCTCGCGGTGCACGGTGGAGGGTCGGTGCCGGCGTTGGGGGCCAGCCTCGGCGCCGCCACCGGCTTCCCGGCCGTGCGCACGTACACCACCGCGTGCGTCTCGGGAACCAACGCGGTCGCCGACGCGGCCGCGCTGCTCCGGCGCGGCGACGTCGACCGCGCCGTGGTCGCCGCCGGCTACCTGGTCGAGCCCGACCAGTACGCCCTGTTCGACGTCGGCCGGGCGCTCGCCACCGACGCGGCGGTACGTCCGTTCAGCGCCGGCCGCACCGGCCTGTTGATCGGCGACGGGGTGGCAGCGGTGGTGCTGGAGCGTGCCGACGTCGCCCAGCGACCGATCGCCAGCCTGCTCGGCTGGGGCCGGGCCGGTGACGCCTTCCACCCATGTCAGCCGGAACCGACGGGTCGTGGCCTGGCCCGGGCGGTCACCGCCGCACTGGCCCGCGCCGGCGTCGCCCCGGAGGACATCGGCTACGTCAACGCCAACGCCACCGGGTCCGGGCCGGGCGACGCCGCCGAGGCGGCGGCGCTGCGGACCGCGCTGGGCCCGACAACAGCACAGCGGGTACCGGTGAGCTCCACGAAGTCCCTGCACGGGCATGCGCTGGAGGCGTCCGGTCTCCTGGAACTGGTGGTGACGGCGCTTGCGCTGCGGCACGGCAAGCTGCCGGCCAACGCCGGCTGGCTCGGCCCGGACCCGGACTGCCCGCTCGACGTCATCCTGGACACACCCCGACCCGCCGCCACCGGCTACGCGCTGACCCTCAACGCCGCGTTCGGCGGTGCGAGCACCGCCCTCCTGGTCGGTGCGACGTGA
- the hppD gene encoding 4-hydroxyphenylpyruvate dioxygenase gives MDIRGIDHIELYVGDARQAAFYFGNAVGMRLCGQGGPETGLTGQRSLLLRHAGVRLLLTSGLTADHPAAAYVRRHGDGIAVVAMEVDDAAGAYSELLARGATGGTPPTTVTSADAEVVVAEVDGFADVRHRLVERRRGGPDFLPGLAELPPVDDTAENLLAEIDHLAVCVPPGQLAETVRGYREVFGFAEIFHEYVEVDGQAMNSTVVQSRSGRVTLVLLEPDTTRRAGQIDAFLTQHAGAGVQHLGLRTDDIVEAVTALRQRGVGFARTPAAYYDDLETRVGRVDGSLDRLRELGVLVDRDHDGQLLQIFTESMHVRRTLFLELIERRGARTFGSGNIKALYEAKERELAVAGALPAVSAATGQEVTA, from the coding sequence ATGGATATCCGTGGAATAGACCACATCGAACTCTACGTGGGTGACGCCCGGCAGGCCGCCTTCTACTTCGGCAACGCGGTGGGAATGCGGCTGTGCGGCCAGGGTGGCCCGGAGACCGGACTGACCGGGCAGCGTTCGTTGCTGCTGCGGCACGCTGGTGTCCGGTTGTTGCTGACCTCGGGGCTGACCGCCGATCACCCGGCGGCGGCGTACGTGCGACGGCACGGCGACGGTATCGCCGTGGTCGCGATGGAGGTCGACGACGCCGCCGGGGCGTACTCCGAACTGTTGGCCAGGGGTGCGACCGGCGGGACACCCCCGACCACCGTCACCAGCGCCGACGCCGAGGTGGTCGTTGCCGAGGTGGACGGTTTCGCCGATGTGCGGCACCGGCTGGTCGAGCGTCGCCGGGGCGGTCCCGACTTCCTGCCGGGCCTGGCGGAGCTGCCGCCGGTGGACGACACCGCCGAGAACCTGCTCGCCGAGATTGACCACCTGGCGGTGTGTGTACCGCCCGGGCAACTCGCCGAAACGGTCCGTGGTTACCGGGAGGTGTTCGGATTCGCCGAGATCTTCCACGAGTACGTGGAGGTCGACGGTCAGGCGATGAACTCCACTGTGGTGCAGAGCCGGTCCGGGCGGGTGACGTTGGTGCTGCTCGAACCAGACACCACGCGGCGGGCCGGGCAGATCGACGCGTTCCTCACCCAGCACGCCGGTGCGGGGGTGCAGCACCTCGGGCTGCGCACCGATGACATCGTCGAAGCGGTCACCGCGCTGCGCCAGCGCGGGGTGGGATTCGCGCGTACCCCGGCGGCCTACTACGACGATCTGGAGACCCGGGTCGGCCGGGTCGACGGCTCACTGGACCGGCTGCGGGAACTCGGCGTGCTGGTTGACCGGGACCACGACGGTCAGTTGCTGCAGATCTTCACAGAGTCGATGCACGTGCGCCGCACCCTCTTCCTCGAGTTGATCGAGCGGCGCGGGGCGCGGACCTTCGGCAGCGGCAACATCAAGGCGCTCTACGAGGCCAAAGAACGGGAACTGGCCGTGGCGGGGGCGCTCCCCGCCGTCAGTGCGGCCACCGGCCAGGAGGTGACGGCATGA
- a CDS encoding class I adenylate-forming enzyme family protein, with protein MNGNPSSCNSNVIDSDWIDDFLFAGQPTDICLRLPDPVDRGTLHRLVTEAQTRLAAAGLRRGGAVALRLPPSLAYVVNLLASWRSGAQAILLDHRLTDHEVERALARLTPQVVVAPVRTGGAALRVFVDVTEGVTPYADRPAVSGHAVVQLSSGSTGPSKVIGRTAEDLVAEVRRYTQIDGVALPGERLILLPSMVHVLGLVGGLLYGLHAGVELVPPQRLSGEAVLAAIGAADSPATVLGVPFHIGLLAATRFDRPLPMFTRMTTGGELVSAGQVRAFTDRFGVPLGNMYGMTEVGVIGTDLHGQHRPAIAPAPGIEVRDVDGELRVSCPASPYLGSTDPSRWSAGWLHTRDAGTVDRDSGLVTVRGRLDSQVSVGGMKVDLTEVEATVAELPGVAAAVVVWDDGITAYVQSVEPLAEETLDQQLAERLAGYKRPRTLRLLDQLPRTTTGKLVRSVDALRTAATS; from the coding sequence GTGAACGGGAACCCCTCCTCCTGCAATTCCAATGTCATCGATTCCGACTGGATCGACGATTTTCTGTTCGCCGGCCAACCCACCGACATTTGCCTGCGGCTGCCCGATCCGGTCGACCGGGGCACGCTGCACCGGCTGGTCACCGAGGCGCAGACCCGCCTGGCCGCCGCCGGGCTACGTCGCGGTGGCGCCGTCGCACTGCGACTGCCGCCGTCCCTGGCCTACGTGGTGAACCTGCTCGCCAGTTGGCGCAGTGGTGCGCAGGCCATCCTGCTGGACCACCGTCTCACCGACCACGAGGTCGAACGCGCGCTGGCGCGGCTCACCCCACAGGTGGTCGTGGCGCCGGTCCGCACCGGCGGCGCCGCACTGCGCGTCTTTGTTGATGTCACCGAGGGGGTCACCCCGTACGCTGACCGCCCCGCGGTCAGCGGCCACGCGGTTGTCCAACTCAGTTCCGGCTCCACCGGGCCCTCCAAGGTGATCGGGCGGACCGCGGAGGACCTGGTCGCCGAGGTGCGTCGCTACACCCAGATCGACGGGGTGGCGTTGCCCGGCGAACGGCTCATTCTGCTTCCGTCCATGGTGCACGTGCTCGGCTTGGTCGGCGGTTTGCTCTACGGCTTGCACGCCGGTGTCGAACTGGTTCCACCGCAACGCCTCAGCGGTGAGGCGGTGCTCGCCGCCATCGGCGCCGCCGACAGCCCGGCCACCGTGCTCGGCGTCCCGTTCCATATCGGACTGCTGGCCGCAACCCGCTTTGATCGTCCACTGCCCATGTTCACGCGGATGACAACCGGTGGCGAACTGGTCTCGGCCGGCCAGGTCCGCGCCTTCACCGACCGGTTCGGCGTACCGCTGGGCAACATGTACGGGATGACCGAGGTCGGCGTTATCGGCACCGACCTGCACGGACAACACCGTCCGGCGATCGCGCCCGCCCCCGGCATCGAGGTTCGCGACGTGGACGGCGAGCTGCGGGTCAGTTGCCCGGCCTCCCCGTACCTCGGATCCACCGATCCCTCGCGCTGGTCTGCCGGCTGGCTCCACACGCGGGACGCCGGCACCGTGGACCGGGACAGCGGCCTGGTCACCGTCCGCGGCCGGCTCGACTCCCAGGTCTCGGTCGGCGGGATGAAGGTCGACCTGACCGAGGTGGAGGCCACCGTCGCCGAGCTACCGGGGGTCGCCGCCGCCGTGGTGGTCTGGGACGACGGCATTACCGCGTACGTGCAGTCGGTCGAGCCCCTCGCCGAGGAGACCCTGGACCAGCAACTCGCCGAGCGGCTGGCCGGCTACAAGCGGCCCCGTACCCTGCGGCTGCTCGACCAGTTGCCCCGTACCACCACCGGCAAGCTTGTTCGGTCAGTCGACGCGCTGCGGACGGCGGCGACGTCGTGA
- a CDS encoding beta-ketoacyl-[acyl-carrier-protein] synthase family protein: MTAVITGMGLFTPVGRGVEATFDALCTGRSGLVQPPADHPIAGSLEVAGVLPAIDPRSVASGPDTKILDRIVLLALLTAAEAFADAGIEVGRDVAPERAAVIVGGVGGMATLEAQVLTRAARGRAGVNPYLLTGILPNMPSARIAIRHGIRGYSSSVGTACASGVQAVADAVRLIQAGEADVVLCGASEAPLFPTFADTFGNARALARGWADPTAASRPFDTRRNGFVLAEGAALLVLESADHAAARGATGYAEIAGYGVTTDAYHPTAPRPDGTGAAESIRRALAGGGVPAAEVGYVNAHGTGTKLGDIAEITALTEVFGPNGVPVSSTKALTGHLLGASGVLEAAATALALGRGLLPPTWNLDDPDPACAADHIRKDPRATETGYALTNSFGFGGQNVSLLLARSRR; the protein is encoded by the coding sequence GTGACCGCGGTCATCACCGGGATGGGTCTGTTCACGCCGGTGGGCCGCGGTGTGGAGGCCACCTTCGACGCCCTGTGCACGGGCCGATCCGGTCTGGTCCAGCCGCCGGCGGACCACCCCATCGCCGGAAGCCTGGAGGTCGCCGGCGTGCTGCCAGCGATCGACCCACGGTCGGTGGCGTCCGGCCCGGACACCAAGATCCTGGACCGGATCGTGCTGTTGGCCCTGCTCACCGCCGCGGAGGCGTTCGCCGACGCCGGTATCGAGGTGGGCCGGGACGTCGCCCCGGAGCGGGCGGCAGTCATCGTCGGTGGGGTCGGCGGGATGGCCACCCTGGAAGCGCAGGTTCTCACCCGGGCGGCCCGAGGGCGAGCGGGGGTCAATCCGTACCTGCTCACCGGGATCCTGCCGAACATGCCGTCGGCCCGAATCGCGATCCGGCACGGCATCCGGGGCTACAGCTCCTCCGTCGGCACCGCCTGTGCCTCCGGCGTCCAGGCGGTCGCCGACGCGGTCCGGCTGATCCAGGCGGGCGAGGCCGACGTGGTGCTCTGCGGGGCCAGCGAGGCGCCGCTGTTCCCGACCTTCGCCGACACGTTCGGCAACGCCAGGGCACTCGCGCGGGGCTGGGCCGACCCGACGGCGGCCAGCCGCCCGTTCGACACCCGCCGCAACGGGTTCGTGCTCGCCGAAGGGGCGGCGCTCCTGGTGCTGGAGAGCGCCGACCACGCCGCGGCGCGGGGCGCTACCGGGTACGCCGAGATCGCCGGGTACGGCGTGACGACCGACGCCTACCATCCGACTGCGCCTCGGCCGGACGGCACCGGCGCGGCCGAGTCCATCCGGCGGGCGCTCGCCGGCGGGGGCGTTCCGGCGGCCGAGGTCGGCTACGTCAACGCGCACGGCACCGGCACCAAGCTCGGCGACATCGCCGAGATCACGGCGCTCACCGAGGTCTTCGGCCCGAACGGGGTGCCGGTCAGCTCCACCAAGGCGCTCACCGGTCACCTGCTCGGCGCCTCCGGCGTGCTGGAGGCCGCGGCAACCGCGCTGGCGCTCGGGCGGGGTCTGCTCCCGCCGACCTGGAACCTCGACGACCCGGACCCGGCCTGCGCGGCCGACCACATTCGCAAGGACCCCCGGGCGACCGAGACCGGGTACGCGCTGACCAACTCCTTCGGGTTCGGGGGACAGAACGTGAGTCTGCTGCTCGCGCGGTCGCGGAGGTGA
- a CDS encoding class I adenylate-forming enzyme family protein — protein sequence MRTRGIRGLLAADDRIGAGNVLARVLAHGADPDGPGLTFDTPLDGHPAETALTLGQLERRAAARAAWLHERGIAPRDPVAVWATAAADMVLSYLALTRLGAIPALMNGRLRPAIAAEYIRRLRGVAVLADDEHRALLAEHDLGVPVLGTPTEAGGGDPDAAPAHYRHHPDDPIVITHTSGTTGVPKAVLHSHASLFAATRHLLSMPQAQGTTRILNALPAPHTATVLMVNQALGNRAEMLLLSDQSGERVIDAIQRWRPDGVFGFSVTWAELARFDLTGYDLDSVRLWFNTGDSSHEPHIRRLVAVGSRDVMTRTGATRVPGSVFIDGLGSSEMGHSMFHVTHTRQTERYGRCIGRPYRFTKVAVLDADGEPVPTGEAGWLGIDSPSLFRGYWNDSVTTHRFRQRGWYLTGDLVYADAEGWYYHLDRAVDSVEAGDGKRFYTALSEERILAACPDVTDCTVVMVRQPTGVVTDVLLELAADADGSEDRTAAVRDALGADVGATLRRVVPVRSADIPVTVTGKVRKVALRERYLSGASQ from the coding sequence ATGAGGACCAGGGGAATCCGTGGGCTGCTCGCCGCCGATGACCGCATCGGTGCCGGCAACGTGCTTGCGCGGGTGCTCGCGCACGGCGCCGACCCGGACGGGCCCGGCCTGACGTTCGACACACCGCTGGACGGGCACCCCGCCGAGACGGCGCTGACGTTGGGACAGCTCGAACGCCGGGCGGCAGCCCGGGCCGCCTGGCTGCACGAGCGGGGCATCGCCCCCCGCGACCCCGTGGCGGTCTGGGCCACCGCCGCTGCTGACATGGTGCTGAGCTACCTCGCGTTGACCCGGCTGGGGGCGATCCCGGCGCTGATGAACGGGCGGCTGCGGCCGGCGATCGCCGCTGAGTACATCCGGCGGCTGCGCGGCGTCGCCGTGCTCGCCGACGACGAGCATCGCGCGCTGCTCGCCGAGCACGACCTCGGGGTGCCGGTGCTCGGCACGCCCACCGAGGCCGGGGGCGGTGACCCGGACGCGGCCCCGGCCCACTACCGGCACCACCCGGACGACCCGATCGTGATCACGCACACGTCCGGCACCACCGGCGTGCCGAAGGCGGTGCTGCACTCGCACGCGAGCCTGTTCGCGGCGACTCGACACCTGCTGAGCATGCCGCAGGCACAGGGCACCACGCGAATCCTCAACGCCCTGCCCGCCCCGCACACCGCCACCGTGCTCATGGTCAACCAGGCGCTCGGCAACCGCGCGGAGATGCTTCTCCTGTCCGACCAAAGTGGGGAGCGGGTCATCGACGCGATCCAGCGCTGGCGCCCGGACGGGGTGTTCGGTTTCTCGGTCACCTGGGCCGAGCTGGCCCGGTTCGACCTGACCGGGTACGACCTGGACTCGGTGCGGCTGTGGTTCAACACCGGCGACTCGTCGCACGAGCCGCACATTCGGCGTCTGGTGGCGGTCGGCTCCCGGGACGTGATGACCCGCACGGGTGCCACCCGGGTGCCGGGCTCGGTGTTCATCGACGGCCTCGGCTCCTCCGAGATGGGACACTCCATGTTCCACGTCACCCACACGCGCCAGACCGAGCGGTACGGACGGTGCATCGGCCGGCCGTACCGGTTCACGAAGGTCGCCGTGCTGGACGCGGACGGCGAGCCGGTTCCCACTGGTGAGGCGGGCTGGCTGGGTATCGACTCGCCGTCGCTGTTCCGTGGCTACTGGAACGACTCGGTCACCACCCACCGGTTCCGCCAGCGCGGCTGGTACCTGACCGGAGACCTGGTCTACGCCGACGCCGAGGGCTGGTACTACCACCTGGACCGGGCAGTCGACTCGGTCGAGGCGGGCGACGGGAAGCGTTTCTACACCGCGTTGTCCGAGGAGCGGATCCTCGCCGCCTGCCCCGACGTCACCGACTGCACGGTGGTCATGGTGCGCCAGCCAACCGGCGTCGTCACCGACGTGCTGCTGGAACTGGCCGCCGACGCGGACGGCAGCGAGGACCGTACCGCGGCGGTTCGGGACGCGCTGGGCGCGGATGTCGGGGCGACCCTGCGTCGGGTGGTGCCGGTCCGTTCCGCCGACATCCCGGTCACCGTCACCGGCAAGGTCCGCAAGGTGGCGCTGCGGGAACGCTACCTGAGCGGGGCGTCCCAGTGA
- a CDS encoding beta-ketoacyl synthase N-terminal-like domain-containing protein yields the protein MTARAVVTGIGVVAPSGVGADAHWRTVLSGTRHTGPITLFDPAGYPTRFGGEVPGFEAAAYADNRRLVQTDRWTHLGFAATQLALADAGLPERAPDPYGYAVTLASSSGGNLFGQRELQRLWGGPTRAVGAYQSIAWFYAASVGQLSIHHQFKGPCGVLVAETAGGLDSLAHAARAVRRGTPVVIAGATECPLSPYALACQLASGLLSEVADPERAYRPFDVAASGYLPAEGGAVFVVEELGHALARGARIYGEVRGWAATHDGAHTTVDADGDPVQYARAMRLALDRAGVGADLVDVVLPDALGVPRYDRSEATALRAVFGDRLPPVTTHKSLTGRAHQGGAALDVATALLAFAHDTLPASAGPDDVAPGCELDFLREQRQPVNRLSLVCARGFDGFNSALVLLGAAPSSGGEQ from the coding sequence GTGACCGCGCGGGCGGTGGTGACCGGGATCGGGGTGGTCGCGCCCAGCGGCGTCGGCGCGGACGCGCACTGGCGGACCGTGCTCAGCGGCACCCGGCACACCGGGCCGATAACCCTGTTCGATCCGGCCGGCTATCCGACCCGCTTCGGTGGCGAGGTGCCGGGGTTCGAGGCCGCCGCGTACGCCGACAACCGCCGGCTGGTGCAGACCGACCGGTGGACGCACCTCGGGTTCGCCGCTACCCAGCTGGCCCTGGCCGACGCGGGGCTGCCCGAGCGGGCTCCCGACCCGTACGGCTATGCGGTCACCCTGGCCAGTTCGTCCGGCGGGAACCTGTTCGGGCAGCGGGAACTGCAACGGTTGTGGGGCGGTCCCACCCGGGCGGTCGGGGCGTACCAGTCGATCGCCTGGTTCTACGCCGCCAGCGTTGGCCAGCTTTCCATCCACCACCAGTTCAAGGGGCCGTGCGGGGTGCTGGTCGCCGAGACCGCGGGTGGGCTGGACAGTCTGGCGCACGCGGCCCGAGCGGTCCGACGGGGCACTCCGGTGGTGATCGCGGGGGCCACCGAGTGTCCGTTGAGCCCCTACGCACTCGCCTGCCAGCTCGCTTCCGGGCTGCTCAGTGAGGTAGCGGATCCGGAACGGGCGTACCGGCCGTTCGATGTGGCGGCGAGCGGCTACCTGCCGGCGGAGGGGGGTGCGGTGTTCGTGGTGGAGGAGCTGGGTCACGCCTTGGCCCGGGGAGCCCGTATCTATGGTGAGGTGCGGGGATGGGCCGCCACCCATGACGGTGCCCACACCACTGTGGATGCCGACGGTGATCCGGTGCAGTACGCCCGCGCGATGCGGCTGGCGCTGGACCGGGCCGGGGTCGGCGCGGACCTGGTCGACGTGGTGCTGCCCGACGCGCTCGGGGTGCCCCGCTACGACCGTAGCGAGGCGACCGCCCTGCGGGCCGTGTTCGGGGACCGGCTTCCGCCGGTGACGACGCACAAGTCGCTGACTGGGCGGGCCCATCAGGGTGGAGCCGCCTTGGACGTGGCGACCGCGTTGCTCGCCTTTGCCCACGACACGTTGCCCGCGTCCGCCGGGCCGGACGACGTCGCGCCGGGCTGCGAGCTGGATTTCCTGCGGGAGCAACGACAGCCGGTGAACCGGCTGTCGTTGGTGTGTGCCCGCGGCTTCGACGGATTCAACAGTGCGCTGGTCCTGCTTGGGGCGGCGCCGAGCAGTGGCGGTGAGCAATGA
- a CDS encoding phytanoyl-CoA dioxygenase family protein: protein MTITDFDPMLTDEEEALLPSDEDVAFYAEHGWYLSKKLLTDDEVDALAAATDRYYAGERHRRLPVRPPKLAYWEPAKGAVQRHNDYVHHEHDGIGAILSKRLIGAVAARLAQADEIRIFQSTLILKPPVEGEPSNIVPWHFDKHYWAASSSDRMLTAFIPFHDCDEELGTITMVDGSHRWTEVGSDDTVVRHFADRDRDQLDDMLARNAAHNDADIRKIPMVIPKGHMSFHHCRIYHGSGANVGGRPRQAISLHLQDGDNSWRPFPLSDGTLASYNHDVLVRRTEDGRPDYADPEFCPVIWRHRAQQGG, encoded by the coding sequence ATGACCATTACCGATTTCGATCCGATGCTGACCGACGAGGAGGAGGCCCTGCTTCCGTCCGACGAGGATGTGGCGTTCTACGCCGAGCACGGCTGGTACCTGTCGAAGAAGCTGCTCACCGACGACGAGGTGGACGCTCTCGCGGCGGCCACCGACCGGTACTACGCCGGTGAACGACACCGTCGGCTGCCGGTGCGGCCCCCGAAGCTCGCCTACTGGGAGCCGGCCAAGGGCGCGGTGCAGCGGCACAACGACTACGTCCACCACGAGCACGACGGAATCGGAGCGATCCTCAGCAAGCGGTTGATCGGGGCGGTCGCCGCCCGGCTGGCGCAGGCGGACGAGATCCGGATCTTCCAGTCCACCCTGATCCTCAAGCCGCCGGTCGAGGGGGAGCCGTCGAACATCGTGCCCTGGCACTTCGACAAGCACTACTGGGCGGCCTCGTCGTCGGACCGGATGCTGACCGCGTTCATCCCGTTCCACGACTGCGACGAGGAACTGGGCACCATCACCATGGTGGACGGCTCGCACCGGTGGACGGAGGTCGGCTCCGACGACACGGTGGTGCGGCACTTCGCCGACCGAGACCGAGACCAGCTCGACGACATGCTGGCCCGCAACGCCGCACACAATGACGCCGACATCCGCAAGATTCCGATGGTGATCCCGAAGGGACACATGAGCTTCCACCACTGCCGCATCTACCACGGCAGTGGCGCGAACGTCGGTGGGCGGCCCCGTCAGGCGATCTCACTGCACCTGCAAGACGGCGACAACAGCTGGCGGCCGTTTCCGCTTTCCGACGGCACACTCGCCTCGTACAACCACGACGTGCTTGTTCGCCGCACCGAAGACGGGCGGCCGGACTACGCCGACCCCGAGTTCTGCCCGGTCATCTGGCGCCACCGCGCCCAGCAAGGAGGCTGA
- a CDS encoding beta-ketoacyl synthase chain length factor gives MTGGGGPAVLAEAAWPEPGDGAAPLLPGFVHSAFNPLVAAVADRCLTRAYQAAPAPDGLRTAIVLVSPTGDEASAAHVRAAVAGGRRPGPLFFFQSVPNSVAGHLAARWGLGGPVVCLAPPGDPRAAGLAEVDLLLHDGDADAALLILIDTAPDDGGAESAVAVLLGGGDRP, from the coding sequence GTGACCGGGGGTGGTGGGCCGGCCGTTCTGGCGGAGGCGGCGTGGCCAGAACCGGGCGACGGCGCCGCGCCACTGCTGCCTGGGTTCGTCCACTCGGCATTCAACCCGTTGGTGGCGGCGGTGGCAGATCGGTGCCTCACCAGGGCGTACCAGGCCGCCCCGGCCCCCGACGGGCTGCGTACCGCGATTGTGCTGGTCAGCCCGACCGGCGACGAAGCCAGCGCGGCGCACGTGCGGGCCGCGGTTGCCGGTGGCCGGCGGCCGGGACCGCTGTTCTTCTTCCAGTCGGTGCCGAACAGCGTGGCCGGTCACCTGGCCGCCCGCTGGGGGCTGGGCGGACCGGTGGTCTGCCTCGCACCGCCTGGCGACCCACGGGCTGCCGGGCTCGCCGAGGTCGACCTGTTGCTGCACGACGGCGACGCCGACGCGGCGTTGCTGATCTTGATCGATACGGCGCCGGACGACGGTGGCGCGGAGTCAGCCGTCGCCGTGCTGCTGGGGGGAGGAGACCGACCATGA